The following proteins are encoded in a genomic region of Methanomicrobiales archaeon HGW-Methanomicrobiales-1:
- a CDS encoding class I SAM-dependent methyltransferase — translation MGKLKFTLEKEKETLIVPLVCKARESLKDRPILSDLNAVRLIESIDYNFSSLKIPKKTQVTLCIRAKQFDEYARNFLDACPFGTVIHLGCGLDTRYLRVNNGKMEWYDLDYPEVIAFRRQFNDETDQYHLIPSSVMDFQWMDALAGKTGPVLIFAEGLFMYLHEKEVKSLLLRLQQAFPGCILVFDCFSTRAVKRMAGHPSIRKTGAEIFWGIDNARDIEQWHGGICLLEEWFFSRSDEIRKLDPGYKIIFKIAGMFSLAKKAHRILAFRLQ, via the coding sequence ATGGGAAAATTAAAATTCACCCTGGAAAAGGAAAAGGAAACATTGATCGTGCCTCTTGTTTGCAAAGCACGGGAATCTTTGAAAGATCGCCCTATCCTGTCCGATCTGAATGCGGTCAGGTTGATTGAAAGCATAGATTATAATTTTTCGTCATTAAAAATCCCAAAAAAAACCCAGGTCACCCTCTGTATCCGGGCAAAACAATTTGACGAGTATGCCAGAAACTTTTTGGATGCCTGTCCGTTTGGCACCGTTATCCACCTGGGTTGCGGGCTGGATACCCGTTATCTCCGGGTTAATAACGGGAAAATGGAATGGTACGATCTTGATTATCCGGAGGTAATTGCATTCCGGAGACAATTCAATGATGAGACGGACCAGTACCATCTCATCCCGTCATCGGTGATGGATTTTCAATGGATGGATGCCCTTGCCGGAAAAACCGGGCCGGTTCTCATTTTTGCCGAGGGCCTGTTCATGTATCTCCATGAAAAGGAAGTCAAATCTCTCCTGCTCAGGTTGCAGCAGGCATTTCCGGGGTGCATCCTGGTATTCGACTGTTTCAGTACACGCGCGGTAAAACGCATGGCCGGACACCCATCCATAAGAAAAACCGGTGCAGAGATTTTCTGGGGAATTGACAATGCCCGGGATATTGAACAATGGCATGGGGGGATATGCCTGCTCGAAGAATGGTTTTTCTCCAGGTCTGACGAGATCCGGAAACTGGATCCGGGTTATAAAATTATTTTTAAAATTGCCGGCATGTTTTCTCTGGCAAAAAAGGCGCACCGCATCCTGGCATTCAGGTTGCAATGA
- a CDS encoding potassium transporter KefB — protein MVAELLTDILIIFAIALVVGMVFNRIKVPPLVAFILTGVIVGPFGLSIIKGQEQVTSLAEIGIILLLFTIGLEFSFKDLWKIRLIAIVGGALQVGLSFAFFCGLAFMMGLPTNEAILMGFLFSLSSTAIVLKILHQRGEMDSPHGSIALGILIFQDLMAIPMIMAIPFLASIPELDPTPLFSGDVLFMMVIKDLVIVLILVACAKWIIPRVMHEIARTRSQELFLLVVILTCFGVAWLVSFTGMSIAIGALLAGLIISGSEYSHQATSIVLPFRDIFTSFFFISVGMLVDVRFLLANFWLVLFLIVIAIVVKALLATAAPLALGYPLRTAAMTGLALAQVGEFSFIIAQGGFTSGILPFYAYQTFLVVALITMAATPFVIAIGQPVTGRLCKMPALSRIAQGTCGIDDEKSRQRHKDHLVIIGYGVTGRNLALTARKAGITYSIIELNPDLVIEARNAGESVVFGDATGEGVIAHAGIQQARIVVVAINDPVATRKIVSLCHSLNPSLSIIVRTRYVSEVESLHTLGADEVIAEEFETSVEIFTVVLNKFFVPRDRIESFITDVRANGYRMLRTRNTVPGTLPDLARHIPHITITALTVEPGSALAGTTLGAINLRKRYNILILAIKRGDEVLTSLGGETRVEAGDHAIIYATPEDIAKNAGLFAGPKKED, from the coding sequence ATGGTAGCCGAACTCCTGACTGACATCCTGATCATCTTTGCTATTGCGCTCGTAGTGGGGATGGTCTTTAACCGGATCAAGGTCCCCCCGCTCGTTGCGTTTATCCTGACCGGCGTGATAGTCGGTCCGTTTGGTCTCAGCATCATCAAGGGACAGGAGCAGGTCACGAGCTTAGCTGAGATCGGCATCATCCTTCTGCTCTTTACCATCGGTCTTGAGTTCTCGTTTAAGGATCTCTGGAAGATCCGGCTCATTGCAATCGTAGGCGGTGCACTTCAGGTCGGGCTGTCGTTTGCATTCTTCTGCGGCCTTGCGTTCATGATGGGCCTTCCGACAAACGAGGCTATCCTGATGGGGTTCCTCTTCTCGCTCTCCAGTACCGCAATCGTGCTGAAGATCCTGCACCAGCGGGGCGAGATGGATTCCCCGCATGGCAGTATCGCGCTCGGGATCCTGATATTCCAGGATCTTATGGCAATTCCCATGATCATGGCAATCCCGTTCCTTGCCAGCATCCCCGAGCTGGATCCCACTCCCCTGTTTTCGGGCGATGTGCTCTTCATGATGGTAATTAAGGACCTGGTCATTGTCCTCATCCTTGTTGCCTGCGCAAAATGGATCATACCCCGGGTCATGCACGAGATAGCCCGGACCCGCAGCCAGGAACTTTTCCTGCTTGTGGTCATCCTGACCTGCTTTGGTGTCGCGTGGCTGGTCTCGTTCACCGGCATGTCGATTGCCATTGGTGCCCTGCTTGCCGGGCTGATCATCTCGGGATCGGAATACAGCCACCAGGCAACGAGCATTGTGCTGCCCTTCCGGGATATTTTTACCAGTTTCTTTTTCATATCGGTCGGCATGCTCGTGGATGTCCGCTTCCTGCTTGCAAATTTCTGGCTTGTCCTTTTCCTGATCGTTATTGCGATCGTGGTAAAAGCCCTGCTCGCAACCGCAGCTCCCCTTGCGCTCGGGTACCCGCTGCGGACCGCTGCCATGACCGGGCTTGCCCTTGCACAGGTGGGGGAATTTTCGTTTATCATTGCCCAGGGAGGATTTACCTCCGGCATCCTGCCGTTTTATGCCTACCAGACGTTCCTTGTCGTTGCCCTGATCACGATGGCTGCCACGCCCTTTGTGATCGCGATCGGCCAGCCGGTCACCGGACGGCTCTGTAAGATGCCGGCATTATCCCGGATTGCGCAGGGGACGTGCGGCATCGATGACGAAAAGTCACGCCAGCGGCATAAGGATCACCTCGTCATCATCGGGTATGGCGTTACCGGCCGGAATCTTGCGCTCACGGCACGAAAGGCGGGAATTACCTACAGTATCATCGAGCTGAACCCGGACCTTGTCATCGAAGCAAGAAACGCGGGCGAATCGGTAGTGTTCGGCGATGCTACCGGAGAAGGAGTGATTGCCCATGCCGGTATCCAGCAGGCCCGGATTGTCGTAGTGGCGATCAATGATCCGGTGGCGACCCGGAAGATCGTCAGCCTGTGCCACAGCCTCAACCCTTCGCTTTCGATTATCGTGAGGACCCGGTACGTGAGTGAGGTTGAATCACTGCACACCCTGGGGGCTGATGAGGTGATCGCAGAAGAGTTCGAGACCTCGGTGGAGATCTTCACGGTCGTGCTGAACAAGTTTTTCGTGCCGCGTGACCGGATTGAATCCTTCATAACGGATGTCCGGGCCAATGGCTACCGGATGCTCCGCACCAGGAACACCGTTCCCGGTACCCTGCCGGATCTCGCCCGGCACATCCCCCACATTACCATTACTGCTCTCACGGTTGAACCGGGATCAGCGCTTGCCGGTACCACGCTCGGGGCAATCAATCTCCGGAAACGGTACAATATCCTTATCCTCGCCATCAAGCGGGGCGATGAGGTGCTGACCAGCCTTGGCGGCGAGACCCGGGTTGAAGCGGGGGACCACGCGATCATCTATGCAACGCCGGAAGATATTGCAAAGAATGCGGGATTGTTTGCCGGGCCCAAAAAAGAGGATTAA
- a CDS encoding GCN5 family acetyltransferase, producing the protein MFEKVLIPTDLSETSEKLVACANDIRNIQEVVLLHIIRTGHTRDKEREAVKQQQALITNPDIAVRCLIKEDPAHDIPAVILKTAETDRPSLIIMGARKGRLSKILLGHDDIEVLAHSRTHVLIMRFPEQGILPFHPRMMEAPLFFRILFPLDFSRPANVALKYVGELEGVSEIILLHVIRKIETEERMNFILREAEKRLADTREKIKAAHPGIQVKMMVRYGDPTSQIVIVADEEAVSLVMMARFGKRDYIRKVPLGITTSKVTALTKKPVLVMFTAIQLEINTRELAPSEFYLAEKIWFDYHQTKSDPEHDRIFAVFIEDTPVSVARCKRHDDGYEVDGIFTWDEFRGNGYARNAIEALIRECGASTLYMYAVQHLVDFYTSFGFEPIPERDLPLTVRERYAWALGEMKGAEICPMKRRAG; encoded by the coding sequence ATGTTTGAAAAAGTCCTCATCCCCACCGATCTGTCGGAGACATCCGAAAAGCTCGTGGCCTGTGCAAATGATATCCGGAACATACAGGAAGTCGTCTTACTCCATATCATCCGCACCGGGCATACCCGGGATAAGGAACGTGAGGCGGTAAAACAGCAGCAGGCCCTCATCACAAACCCGGATATTGCAGTGAGATGCCTCATCAAAGAAGATCCCGCCCATGATATTCCGGCAGTAATTCTCAAAACCGCCGAGACCGATCGGCCATCCTTAATCATCATGGGGGCGAGGAAAGGGCGCCTCAGTAAGATCCTCCTGGGCCATGACGACATCGAAGTCCTCGCCCACAGCCGGACCCACGTCCTCATCATGCGGTTTCCCGAGCAGGGCATATTACCATTCCACCCCCGGATGATGGAGGCCCCGCTCTTCTTTCGGATCCTCTTCCCGCTCGATTTCTCCCGGCCCGCAAACGTGGCGCTGAAATATGTCGGCGAACTCGAGGGAGTCTCAGAGATCATTTTACTCCATGTCATCCGGAAGATCGAAACTGAGGAGCGGATGAATTTCATCCTGCGGGAAGCGGAAAAACGCCTCGCGGACACCCGGGAGAAGATCAAGGCAGCCCACCCGGGAATACAGGTGAAGATGATGGTCCGGTACGGCGACCCGACCAGCCAGATCGTGATTGTCGCAGACGAAGAGGCAGTCTCGCTCGTCATGATGGCCCGTTTCGGGAAGAGGGACTATATACGAAAAGTTCCCCTCGGCATCACGACATCGAAGGTGACCGCACTCACCAAAAAACCCGTGCTGGTCATGTTCACCGCGATCCAGTTAGAGATCAATACCCGCGAGCTCGCCCCGTCCGAATTCTACTTAGCCGAGAAGATCTGGTTTGACTACCACCAGACAAAATCAGATCCTGAGCATGACCGGATCTTTGCCGTTTTTATTGAAGACACGCCGGTCAGCGTTGCCCGGTGCAAGCGTCATGATGACGGGTACGAGGTGGATGGGATCTTTACCTGGGATGAATTCCGGGGAAACGGGTATGCCCGGAATGCCATTGAAGCCCTGATCCGGGAGTGCGGGGCTTCCACCCTGTACATGTACGCCGTGCAGCATCTCGTGGATTTCTATACATCGTTCGGGTTTGAACCCATTCCTGAAAGGGATCTGCCCCTGACCGTCCGGGAGAGATACGCGTGGGCCCTGGGCGAGATGAAGGGCGCAGAGATTTGCCCCATGAAACGCAGAGCCGGCTGA
- a CDS encoding formate transporter, which produces MTGYSPPLTMITRAAETGRYKANLPVWNILLRGFMSGAFVAMGGALATVCSTGIIAAEPALRFGMASPGFAQMVMGMVFPLGIILTVITGVELFTGDVMLAPMASFVHGMAWSKVLNLWLFAYMGNFAGAITFAYIVANGPFVVIDASGAGTVTSFGMRAIEIATLKTSYVGVSGLWSAILKGIACNWLVNLAILLAFFSEDLTGKIIGIWFPIMAFVACGFEHCIANMYYISAGIFTQGYLGDHGSLTWTSLWMNNVIWVTIGNIIGGLFFVSIFFWIAYQNEVQPVT; this is translated from the coding sequence ATGACCGGTTATTCTCCACCGTTAACCATGATTACCCGAGCCGCAGAGACTGGCAGGTACAAGGCAAATCTTCCTGTCTGGAATATACTCCTCCGGGGGTTCATGTCAGGAGCATTTGTTGCCATGGGCGGGGCACTCGCAACGGTATGCAGTACGGGTATTATCGCCGCTGAACCCGCATTGCGCTTCGGTATGGCCAGCCCGGGTTTTGCCCAAATGGTCATGGGAATGGTATTTCCCCTCGGTATTATTTTAACCGTCATTACGGGAGTAGAACTTTTCACGGGCGATGTTATGCTAGCCCCGATGGCATCCTTTGTTCATGGAATGGCCTGGTCAAAAGTCCTGAATTTATGGCTTTTTGCGTACATGGGTAATTTTGCTGGTGCAATTACGTTTGCTTATATTGTGGCTAACGGCCCTTTTGTTGTAATTGATGCATCCGGGGCCGGCACGGTCACATCGTTTGGTATGAGAGCCATCGAGATCGCCACCCTGAAAACGAGTTACGTTGGTGTAAGCGGACTGTGGTCGGCGATACTGAAAGGTATTGCCTGCAACTGGCTTGTCAATCTGGCTATCCTGCTTGCTTTTTTTTCAGAAGACCTAACCGGAAAAATTATCGGAATATGGTTTCCCATTATGGCCTTTGTCGCGTGTGGGTTTGAACATTGTATTGCGAACATGTACTACATTTCGGCCGGTATTTTTACCCAAGGCTATCTGGGGGACCATGGTTCACTTACTTGGACTTCCCTGTGGATGAATAACGTGATATGGGTGACTATAGGCAATATTATCGGGGGTCTGTTTTTCGTCAGTATTTTTTTCTGGATTGCGTATCAAAACGAGGTACAACCGGTAACGTAG